In Triplophysa rosa linkage group LG7, Trosa_1v2, whole genome shotgun sequence, the following proteins share a genomic window:
- the marchf7 gene encoding E3 ubiquitin-protein ligase MARCH7 isoform X3, translating to MDSKSRRFPFSVSSSSTLSSPSSLSSSSSAHGASRLYGRSSVLGRDCFSRDTSVKLDSDYQSSRLIGSPRGYRSSESGWKLSTPLSLSSTSSTSSCDRSWTQSSSGDRVRLTDSERRLGTYCGLLGTSQDTESKRAKLSYTNRPSYQLSSRSPSTSTPASSYSTIDSSWKSSISPLSRSSSSSSSSSSSSSNPSESLWSRRDLEKRVDSGSSSSYRPSGLTSSLYRSDRVTSTYAQGARPKESQYSSYRDSGSSRRISDKYLPSPLERSSHSLTSDYQPSLYTRDPKRTSLTSSRTSSSVSEPSHISSWSSTPYTPLTGRGSSPPPFSPAPAPLSTQSSGDSDGRRTTRRLLSRLFSRRSSQEPSSSYVSDSRSYDSGPDEAPPCEAPPPVSRENLEAELGSSDPVQGFSFLRRRGPSLAPVQESAAVEHEPESLRASGGLAWLNWNRCTPLFSRRRREGRDESARMEPRRSPQFSVSAGDGRKSPDRGVGHEVDDDEESSSEGAEAATSAGASGHSASLLQDSARLTGRNNGFGRGMSSPLFRMPENVIIGVAAEGRSQSNNEQVKEKPAPSRDPERLRKIQESLLLEDSDEEEGDLCRICQMGQQSSSNPLIEPCKCTGSLQFVHQDCIKKWLRSKISSGSNLEAITTCELCKEKLHLNIENFDINELYRSHERSEYEFISCGLYLVVLLHLCERRFSDVLGAVNDAGVYLQNLMKMRKRTADHPSTSVTWRMRTMKRRRFNQVVGGVA from the exons ATGGATTCCAAGTCTCGCCGTTTCCCGTTCAGTGTGTCCAGCTCGTCCACGCTGTCGTCTCCCTCGTCTCTGTCCAGCTCGTCTTCAGCTCACGGTGCGAGTCGGCTGTACGGCAGGAGCAGTGTGTTGGGTAGAGATTGCTTCAGCAGAGACACTTCTGTTAAACTCGACTCCGACTATCAG AGCTCTCGTCTGATTGGCTCACCAAGAGGATACCGCTCGTCTGAAAGCGGCTGGAAACTCtccacacctctctctctctcctcgacCTCCTCTACGTCTTCCTGTGATCGATCATGGACACAATCCTCCAGTGGGGACCGAGTTAGACTT ACTGACTCTGAACGGAGATTAGGAACCTACTGTGGACTTCTCGGCACGTCTCAAGACACCGAATCTAAGAGAGCCAAACTGTCCTACACCAACAGACCATCATATCAGCTGAGCAGCAGATCTCCATCAACATCTACACCTGCCAGCTCATACTCCACTATAG ATTCATCATGGAAGTCAAGCATTAGTCCTTTATCTCGATCgtcctcttcatcatcatcctcctcctcctcctcgtcCAATCCATCAGAGAGTCTGTGGTCCCGCAGGGATCTGGAGAAAAGAGTGGATTCAGGATCGAGCTCCAGTTATCGGCCCAGTGGGCTGACTTCATCACTGT aTCGCTCCGACCGAGTTACTTCCACCTATGCACAGGGTGCTAGACCCAAAGAGAGCCAGTACTCCTCCTACAGGGACAGCGGATCTAGTCGGCGTATTTCAGACAAGTACCTCCCCTCCCCTCTGGAGCGCAGCTCTCACTCTCTGACCTCCGACTATCAGCCAAGTCTTTACACCCGAGATCCAAAACGCACCAGCTTGACCTCCAGCAGAACCTCCAGCTCTGTCTCCGAACCCTCCCACATCTCGTCCTGGAGCTCCACCCCGTACACGCCCCTTACTGGACGAGGCTCCAGCCCACCTCCCTTTAGCCCTGCCCCCGCTCCGCTCTCCACTCAGAGTAGCGGTGACTCCGATGGCAGGCGGACGACCAGACGCCTGCTGTCCCGGCTCTTCTCTCGCCGCTCGAGCCAGGAGCCAAGCTCCAGCTATGTCTCCGATTCAAGGTCGTACGACTCCGGCCCAGACGAAGCCCCGCCCTGTGAAGCCCCTCCTCCTGTCAGTCGAGAGAATTTGGAAGCAGAGCTGGGGAGCTCTGACCCGGTTCAGGGGTTTTCGTTTCTGCGCAGACGCGGTCCGTCCCTCGCTCCCGTTCAGGAGAGCGCCGCGGTGGAACATGAACCGGAATCTCTCAGGGCTTCAGGGGGTTTGGCTTGGCTCAACTGGAACCGTTGCACCCCTCTGTTCTCTCGCCGCAGAAGAGAAGGCCGTGATGAAAGCGCCCGTATGGAGCCTCGCCGCTCACCCCAGTTCTCTGTTAGCGCTGGAGACGGGCGTAAATCTCCTGACCGGGGCGTGGGTCATGAGGTTGACGATGATGAAGAATCGTCATCGGAGGGCGCCGAGGCGGCAACCTCTGCCGGAGCCTCGGGTCATTCTGCATCACTGCTGCAGGACTCTGCCCGTCTGACTGGGCGGAACAACGGCTTTGGCAGGGGGATGTCCAGCCCACTCTTCCGGATGCCTGAGAATGTAATCATTGGTGTGGCAGCAGAGGGGCGGAGTCAAAGTAATAATGAGCAGGTGAAGGAGAAGCCCGCCCCATCCAGAGACCCGGAGAGACTGCGGAAGATTCAAGAGAG CCTGCTATTGGAGGATTCAGATGAGGAGGAGGGAGATCTGTGCAGGATCTGTCAGATGGGGCAGCAGTCGAGTTCAAACCCTCTGATTGAACCCTGTAAATGCACCGGCAGTCTGCAGTTTGTGCATCAGGACTGTATTAAGAAATGGCTGCGCTCCAAAATCAGCTCGG GCTCAAACCTGGAGGCCATCACTACCTGTGAACTGTGTAAGGAAAAACTGCATCTGAACATCGAGAACTTTGATATTAATGAACTCTACAGATCTCACGAGAGG TCGGAGTATGAGTTCATCAGTTGTGGTCTTTATCTGGTGGTTCTTCTTCATCTGTGTGAACGGAGATTCTCTGATGTTCTGGGAGCAGTGAATGATGCTGGC GTTTATTTACAGAATCTgatgaagatgaggaagaggacAGCAGACCATCCATCGACTTCTGTGACCTGGAGGATGAGGACGATGAAGAGGAGGAGGTTTAATCAGGTGGTAGGGGGTGTGGCTTAG
- the marchf7 gene encoding E3 ubiquitin-protein ligase MARCH7 isoform X4 codes for MDSKSRRFPFSVSSSSTLSSPSSLSSSSSAHGASRLYGRSSVLGRDCFSRDTSVKLDSDYQSSRLIGSPRGYRSSESGWKLSTPLSLSSTSSTSSCDRSWTQSSSGDRVRLTDSERRLGTYCGLLGTSQDTESKRAKLSYTNRPSYQLSSRSPSTSTPASSYSTIDSSWKSSISPLSRSSSSSSSSSSSSSNPSESLWSRRDLEKRVDSGSSSSYRPSGLTSSLYRSDRVTSTYAQGARPKESQYSSYRDSGSSRRISDKYLPSPLERSSHSLTSDYQPSLYTRDPKRTSLTSSRTSSSVSEPSHISSWSSTPYTPLTGRGSSPPPFSPAPAPLSTQSSGDSDGRRTTRRLLSRLFSRRSSQEPSSSYVSDSRSYDSGPDEAPPCEAPPPVSRENLEAELGSSDPVQGFSFLRRRGPSLAPVQESAAVEHEPESLRASGGLAWLNWNRCTPLFSRRRREGRDESARMEPRRSPQFSVSAGDGRKSPDRGVGHEVDDDEESSSEGAEAATSAGASGHSASLLQDSARLTGRNNGFGRGMSSPLFRMPENVIIGVAAEGRSQSNNEQVKEKPAPSRDPERLRKIQESLLLEDSDEEEGDLCRICQMGQQSSSNPLIEPCKCTGSLQFVHQDCIKKWLRSKISSGSNLEAITTCELCKEKLHLNIENFDINELYRSHERSEYEFISCGLYLVVLLHLCERRFSDVLGAVNDAGNLMKMRKRTADHPSTSVTWRMRTMKRRRFNQVVGGVA; via the exons ATGGATTCCAAGTCTCGCCGTTTCCCGTTCAGTGTGTCCAGCTCGTCCACGCTGTCGTCTCCCTCGTCTCTGTCCAGCTCGTCTTCAGCTCACGGTGCGAGTCGGCTGTACGGCAGGAGCAGTGTGTTGGGTAGAGATTGCTTCAGCAGAGACACTTCTGTTAAACTCGACTCCGACTATCAG AGCTCTCGTCTGATTGGCTCACCAAGAGGATACCGCTCGTCTGAAAGCGGCTGGAAACTCtccacacctctctctctctcctcgacCTCCTCTACGTCTTCCTGTGATCGATCATGGACACAATCCTCCAGTGGGGACCGAGTTAGACTT ACTGACTCTGAACGGAGATTAGGAACCTACTGTGGACTTCTCGGCACGTCTCAAGACACCGAATCTAAGAGAGCCAAACTGTCCTACACCAACAGACCATCATATCAGCTGAGCAGCAGATCTCCATCAACATCTACACCTGCCAGCTCATACTCCACTATAG ATTCATCATGGAAGTCAAGCATTAGTCCTTTATCTCGATCgtcctcttcatcatcatcctcctcctcctcctcgtcCAATCCATCAGAGAGTCTGTGGTCCCGCAGGGATCTGGAGAAAAGAGTGGATTCAGGATCGAGCTCCAGTTATCGGCCCAGTGGGCTGACTTCATCACTGT aTCGCTCCGACCGAGTTACTTCCACCTATGCACAGGGTGCTAGACCCAAAGAGAGCCAGTACTCCTCCTACAGGGACAGCGGATCTAGTCGGCGTATTTCAGACAAGTACCTCCCCTCCCCTCTGGAGCGCAGCTCTCACTCTCTGACCTCCGACTATCAGCCAAGTCTTTACACCCGAGATCCAAAACGCACCAGCTTGACCTCCAGCAGAACCTCCAGCTCTGTCTCCGAACCCTCCCACATCTCGTCCTGGAGCTCCACCCCGTACACGCCCCTTACTGGACGAGGCTCCAGCCCACCTCCCTTTAGCCCTGCCCCCGCTCCGCTCTCCACTCAGAGTAGCGGTGACTCCGATGGCAGGCGGACGACCAGACGCCTGCTGTCCCGGCTCTTCTCTCGCCGCTCGAGCCAGGAGCCAAGCTCCAGCTATGTCTCCGATTCAAGGTCGTACGACTCCGGCCCAGACGAAGCCCCGCCCTGTGAAGCCCCTCCTCCTGTCAGTCGAGAGAATTTGGAAGCAGAGCTGGGGAGCTCTGACCCGGTTCAGGGGTTTTCGTTTCTGCGCAGACGCGGTCCGTCCCTCGCTCCCGTTCAGGAGAGCGCCGCGGTGGAACATGAACCGGAATCTCTCAGGGCTTCAGGGGGTTTGGCTTGGCTCAACTGGAACCGTTGCACCCCTCTGTTCTCTCGCCGCAGAAGAGAAGGCCGTGATGAAAGCGCCCGTATGGAGCCTCGCCGCTCACCCCAGTTCTCTGTTAGCGCTGGAGACGGGCGTAAATCTCCTGACCGGGGCGTGGGTCATGAGGTTGACGATGATGAAGAATCGTCATCGGAGGGCGCCGAGGCGGCAACCTCTGCCGGAGCCTCGGGTCATTCTGCATCACTGCTGCAGGACTCTGCCCGTCTGACTGGGCGGAACAACGGCTTTGGCAGGGGGATGTCCAGCCCACTCTTCCGGATGCCTGAGAATGTAATCATTGGTGTGGCAGCAGAGGGGCGGAGTCAAAGTAATAATGAGCAGGTGAAGGAGAAGCCCGCCCCATCCAGAGACCCGGAGAGACTGCGGAAGATTCAAGAGAG CCTGCTATTGGAGGATTCAGATGAGGAGGAGGGAGATCTGTGCAGGATCTGTCAGATGGGGCAGCAGTCGAGTTCAAACCCTCTGATTGAACCCTGTAAATGCACCGGCAGTCTGCAGTTTGTGCATCAGGACTGTATTAAGAAATGGCTGCGCTCCAAAATCAGCTCGG GCTCAAACCTGGAGGCCATCACTACCTGTGAACTGTGTAAGGAAAAACTGCATCTGAACATCGAGAACTTTGATATTAATGAACTCTACAGATCTCACGAGAGG TCGGAGTATGAGTTCATCAGTTGTGGTCTTTATCTGGTGGTTCTTCTTCATCTGTGTGAACGGAGATTCTCTGATGTTCTGGGAGCAGTGAATGATGCTGGC AATCTgatgaagatgaggaagaggacAGCAGACCATCCATCGACTTCTGTGACCTGGAGGATGAGGACGATGAAGAGGAGGAGGTTTAATCAGGTGGTAGGGGGTGTGGCTTAG
- the marchf7 gene encoding E3 ubiquitin-protein ligase MARCH7 isoform X1: MDSKSRRFPFSVSSSSTLSSPSSLSSSSSAHGASRLYGRSSVLGRDCFSRDTSVKLDSDYQSSRLIGSPRGYRSSESGWKLSTPLSLSSTSSTSSCDRSWTQSSSGDRVRLTDSERRLGTYCGLLGTSQDTESKRAKLSYTNRPSYQLSSRSPSTSTPASSYSTIDSSWKSSISPLSRSSSSSSSSSSSSSNPSESLWSRRDLEKRVDSGSSSSYRPSGLTSSLYRSDRVTSTYAQGARPKESQYSSYRDSGSSRRISDKYLPSPLERSSHSLTSDYQPSLYTRDPKRTSLTSSRTSSSVSEPSHISSWSSTPYTPLTGRGSSPPPFSPAPAPLSTQSSGDSDGRRTTRRLLSRLFSRRSSQEPSSSYVSDSRSYDSGPDEAPPCEAPPPVSRENLEAELGSSDPVQGFSFLRRRGPSLAPVQESAAVEHEPESLRASGGLAWLNWNRCTPLFSRRRREGRDESARMEPRRSPQFSVSAGDGRKSPDRGVGHEVDDDEESSSEGAEAATSAGASGHSASLLQDSARLTGRNNGFGRGMSSPLFRMPENVIIGVAAEGRSQSNNEQVKEKPAPSRDPERLRKIQESLLLEDSDEEEGDLCRICQMGQQSSSNPLIEPCKCTGSLQFVHQDCIKKWLRSKISSGSNLEAITTCELCKEKLHLNIENFDINELYRSHERSEYEFISCGLYLVVLLHLCERRFSDVLGAVNDAGFFNLARTLHEHMDDLESLFTESDEDEEEDSRPSIDFCDLEDEDDEEEEV, from the exons ATGGATTCCAAGTCTCGCCGTTTCCCGTTCAGTGTGTCCAGCTCGTCCACGCTGTCGTCTCCCTCGTCTCTGTCCAGCTCGTCTTCAGCTCACGGTGCGAGTCGGCTGTACGGCAGGAGCAGTGTGTTGGGTAGAGATTGCTTCAGCAGAGACACTTCTGTTAAACTCGACTCCGACTATCAG AGCTCTCGTCTGATTGGCTCACCAAGAGGATACCGCTCGTCTGAAAGCGGCTGGAAACTCtccacacctctctctctctcctcgacCTCCTCTACGTCTTCCTGTGATCGATCATGGACACAATCCTCCAGTGGGGACCGAGTTAGACTT ACTGACTCTGAACGGAGATTAGGAACCTACTGTGGACTTCTCGGCACGTCTCAAGACACCGAATCTAAGAGAGCCAAACTGTCCTACACCAACAGACCATCATATCAGCTGAGCAGCAGATCTCCATCAACATCTACACCTGCCAGCTCATACTCCACTATAG ATTCATCATGGAAGTCAAGCATTAGTCCTTTATCTCGATCgtcctcttcatcatcatcctcctcctcctcctcgtcCAATCCATCAGAGAGTCTGTGGTCCCGCAGGGATCTGGAGAAAAGAGTGGATTCAGGATCGAGCTCCAGTTATCGGCCCAGTGGGCTGACTTCATCACTGT aTCGCTCCGACCGAGTTACTTCCACCTATGCACAGGGTGCTAGACCCAAAGAGAGCCAGTACTCCTCCTACAGGGACAGCGGATCTAGTCGGCGTATTTCAGACAAGTACCTCCCCTCCCCTCTGGAGCGCAGCTCTCACTCTCTGACCTCCGACTATCAGCCAAGTCTTTACACCCGAGATCCAAAACGCACCAGCTTGACCTCCAGCAGAACCTCCAGCTCTGTCTCCGAACCCTCCCACATCTCGTCCTGGAGCTCCACCCCGTACACGCCCCTTACTGGACGAGGCTCCAGCCCACCTCCCTTTAGCCCTGCCCCCGCTCCGCTCTCCACTCAGAGTAGCGGTGACTCCGATGGCAGGCGGACGACCAGACGCCTGCTGTCCCGGCTCTTCTCTCGCCGCTCGAGCCAGGAGCCAAGCTCCAGCTATGTCTCCGATTCAAGGTCGTACGACTCCGGCCCAGACGAAGCCCCGCCCTGTGAAGCCCCTCCTCCTGTCAGTCGAGAGAATTTGGAAGCAGAGCTGGGGAGCTCTGACCCGGTTCAGGGGTTTTCGTTTCTGCGCAGACGCGGTCCGTCCCTCGCTCCCGTTCAGGAGAGCGCCGCGGTGGAACATGAACCGGAATCTCTCAGGGCTTCAGGGGGTTTGGCTTGGCTCAACTGGAACCGTTGCACCCCTCTGTTCTCTCGCCGCAGAAGAGAAGGCCGTGATGAAAGCGCCCGTATGGAGCCTCGCCGCTCACCCCAGTTCTCTGTTAGCGCTGGAGACGGGCGTAAATCTCCTGACCGGGGCGTGGGTCATGAGGTTGACGATGATGAAGAATCGTCATCGGAGGGCGCCGAGGCGGCAACCTCTGCCGGAGCCTCGGGTCATTCTGCATCACTGCTGCAGGACTCTGCCCGTCTGACTGGGCGGAACAACGGCTTTGGCAGGGGGATGTCCAGCCCACTCTTCCGGATGCCTGAGAATGTAATCATTGGTGTGGCAGCAGAGGGGCGGAGTCAAAGTAATAATGAGCAGGTGAAGGAGAAGCCCGCCCCATCCAGAGACCCGGAGAGACTGCGGAAGATTCAAGAGAG CCTGCTATTGGAGGATTCAGATGAGGAGGAGGGAGATCTGTGCAGGATCTGTCAGATGGGGCAGCAGTCGAGTTCAAACCCTCTGATTGAACCCTGTAAATGCACCGGCAGTCTGCAGTTTGTGCATCAGGACTGTATTAAGAAATGGCTGCGCTCCAAAATCAGCTCGG GCTCAAACCTGGAGGCCATCACTACCTGTGAACTGTGTAAGGAAAAACTGCATCTGAACATCGAGAACTTTGATATTAATGAACTCTACAGATCTCACGAGAGG TCGGAGTATGAGTTCATCAGTTGTGGTCTTTATCTGGTGGTTCTTCTTCATCTGTGTGAACGGAGATTCTCTGATGTTCTGGGAGCAGTGAATGATGCTGGC TTTTTCAACTTGGCGAGAACTCTGCACGAACACATGGATGATCTTGAAA GTTTATTTACAGAATCTgatgaagatgaggaagaggacAGCAGACCATCCATCGACTTCTGTGACCTGGAGGATGAGGACGATGAAGAGGAGGAGGTTTAA
- the marchf7 gene encoding E3 ubiquitin-protein ligase MARCH7 isoform X2, with amino-acid sequence MDSKSRRFPFSVSSSSTLSSPSSLSSSSSAHGASRLYGRSSVLGRDCFSRDTSVKLDSDYQSSRLIGSPRGYRSSESGWKLSTPLSLSSTSSTSSCDRSWTQSSSGDRVRLTDSERRLGTYCGLLGTSQDTESKRAKLSYTNRPSYQLSSRSPSTSTPASSYSTIDSSWKSSISPLSRSSSSSSSSSSSSSNPSESLWSRRDLEKRVDSGSSSSYRPSGLTSSLYRSDRVTSTYAQGARPKESQYSSYRDSGSSRRISDKYLPSPLERSSHSLTSDYQPSLYTRDPKRTSLTSSRTSSSVSEPSHISSWSSTPYTPLTGRGSSPPPFSPAPAPLSTQSSGDSDGRRTTRRLLSRLFSRRSSQEPSSSYVSDSRSYDSGPDEAPPCEAPPPVSRENLEAELGSSDPVQGFSFLRRRGPSLAPVQESAAVEHEPESLRASGGLAWLNWNRCTPLFSRRRREGRDESARMEPRRSPQFSVSAGDGRKSPDRGVGHEVDDDEESSSEGAEAATSAGASGHSASLLQDSARLTGRNNGFGRGMSSPLFRMPENVIIGVAAEGRSQSNNEQVKEKPAPSRDPERLRKIQESLLLEDSDEEEGDLCRICQMGQQSSSNPLIEPCKCTGSLQFVHQDCIKKWLRSKISSGSNLEAITTCELCKEKLHLNIENFDINELYRSHERSEYEFISCGLYLVVLLHLCERRFSDVLGAVNDAGFFNLARTLHEHMDDLEKSDEDEEEDSRPSIDFCDLEDEDDEEEEV; translated from the exons ATGGATTCCAAGTCTCGCCGTTTCCCGTTCAGTGTGTCCAGCTCGTCCACGCTGTCGTCTCCCTCGTCTCTGTCCAGCTCGTCTTCAGCTCACGGTGCGAGTCGGCTGTACGGCAGGAGCAGTGTGTTGGGTAGAGATTGCTTCAGCAGAGACACTTCTGTTAAACTCGACTCCGACTATCAG AGCTCTCGTCTGATTGGCTCACCAAGAGGATACCGCTCGTCTGAAAGCGGCTGGAAACTCtccacacctctctctctctcctcgacCTCCTCTACGTCTTCCTGTGATCGATCATGGACACAATCCTCCAGTGGGGACCGAGTTAGACTT ACTGACTCTGAACGGAGATTAGGAACCTACTGTGGACTTCTCGGCACGTCTCAAGACACCGAATCTAAGAGAGCCAAACTGTCCTACACCAACAGACCATCATATCAGCTGAGCAGCAGATCTCCATCAACATCTACACCTGCCAGCTCATACTCCACTATAG ATTCATCATGGAAGTCAAGCATTAGTCCTTTATCTCGATCgtcctcttcatcatcatcctcctcctcctcctcgtcCAATCCATCAGAGAGTCTGTGGTCCCGCAGGGATCTGGAGAAAAGAGTGGATTCAGGATCGAGCTCCAGTTATCGGCCCAGTGGGCTGACTTCATCACTGT aTCGCTCCGACCGAGTTACTTCCACCTATGCACAGGGTGCTAGACCCAAAGAGAGCCAGTACTCCTCCTACAGGGACAGCGGATCTAGTCGGCGTATTTCAGACAAGTACCTCCCCTCCCCTCTGGAGCGCAGCTCTCACTCTCTGACCTCCGACTATCAGCCAAGTCTTTACACCCGAGATCCAAAACGCACCAGCTTGACCTCCAGCAGAACCTCCAGCTCTGTCTCCGAACCCTCCCACATCTCGTCCTGGAGCTCCACCCCGTACACGCCCCTTACTGGACGAGGCTCCAGCCCACCTCCCTTTAGCCCTGCCCCCGCTCCGCTCTCCACTCAGAGTAGCGGTGACTCCGATGGCAGGCGGACGACCAGACGCCTGCTGTCCCGGCTCTTCTCTCGCCGCTCGAGCCAGGAGCCAAGCTCCAGCTATGTCTCCGATTCAAGGTCGTACGACTCCGGCCCAGACGAAGCCCCGCCCTGTGAAGCCCCTCCTCCTGTCAGTCGAGAGAATTTGGAAGCAGAGCTGGGGAGCTCTGACCCGGTTCAGGGGTTTTCGTTTCTGCGCAGACGCGGTCCGTCCCTCGCTCCCGTTCAGGAGAGCGCCGCGGTGGAACATGAACCGGAATCTCTCAGGGCTTCAGGGGGTTTGGCTTGGCTCAACTGGAACCGTTGCACCCCTCTGTTCTCTCGCCGCAGAAGAGAAGGCCGTGATGAAAGCGCCCGTATGGAGCCTCGCCGCTCACCCCAGTTCTCTGTTAGCGCTGGAGACGGGCGTAAATCTCCTGACCGGGGCGTGGGTCATGAGGTTGACGATGATGAAGAATCGTCATCGGAGGGCGCCGAGGCGGCAACCTCTGCCGGAGCCTCGGGTCATTCTGCATCACTGCTGCAGGACTCTGCCCGTCTGACTGGGCGGAACAACGGCTTTGGCAGGGGGATGTCCAGCCCACTCTTCCGGATGCCTGAGAATGTAATCATTGGTGTGGCAGCAGAGGGGCGGAGTCAAAGTAATAATGAGCAGGTGAAGGAGAAGCCCGCCCCATCCAGAGACCCGGAGAGACTGCGGAAGATTCAAGAGAG CCTGCTATTGGAGGATTCAGATGAGGAGGAGGGAGATCTGTGCAGGATCTGTCAGATGGGGCAGCAGTCGAGTTCAAACCCTCTGATTGAACCCTGTAAATGCACCGGCAGTCTGCAGTTTGTGCATCAGGACTGTATTAAGAAATGGCTGCGCTCCAAAATCAGCTCGG GCTCAAACCTGGAGGCCATCACTACCTGTGAACTGTGTAAGGAAAAACTGCATCTGAACATCGAGAACTTTGATATTAATGAACTCTACAGATCTCACGAGAGG TCGGAGTATGAGTTCATCAGTTGTGGTCTTTATCTGGTGGTTCTTCTTCATCTGTGTGAACGGAGATTCTCTGATGTTCTGGGAGCAGTGAATGATGCTGGC TTTTTCAACTTGGCGAGAACTCTGCACGAACACATGGATGATCTTGAAA AATCTgatgaagatgaggaagaggacAGCAGACCATCCATCGACTTCTGTGACCTGGAGGATGAGGACGATGAAGAGGAGGAGGTTTAA